The genomic interval TGGCGCTGTTGATGGCGGCGTTCTTGCCTTGGGCGGTTAAGTATATGCTGATGATTGGTGGCGCGTATTTGTGTTACGAAGGGACCGAGAAGGTTCTGCATTTGCTTTTTCCTCACGAAGACGAAAAAGAACGTCAAAATGAACACAAAATCGCTAATGCCGAAAATGTGGATTTGGTCGCTTTTGAGCGCAAGAAAATTAAGGGGGCGATTCGTACTGATTTTATCCTTTCGGCTGAAATTGTCGTGATTGCCTTAAATGAGTTATTGAAGTTTGACCTTTCGCAAGCGATTCGCATTGCTTCGTTGAGTGTGATTGCGTTACTGATAACTGTGTTGGTCTATGGTACGGTTGCGGTTATCGTGAAGATGGATGATGTAGGGCTATATTGGCGTGAGAAATACGAAGGTGTGTTAGATGCCATTGGCCGTGGCCTGCTGTGGTTTGCCCCACGCATGCTTAAAACGTTGTCAATTGTCGGTACCGCGGCGATGTTTATTGTCGGTGGGCATATTTGGGTTGAAGGCCTGTCGTTTATCCACCACGCCATTGCTGGATGGACAGCCAATTTACAAGGCGTTGTTGGCTGGTTGGTCAGCACATTAGGCGATGTTGGCGTTGGTGTCTTAGTCGGTTTAGCCGCGGTGGCGATTATTACGCCGTTAGTAAAACTATGGCGCCGCATGCGAGCATCGGACGCGACTAATGAGTGATTGGTGTATTCGCGCGGTTAAAGACGCCGATATCCAGGCGATCACCAAGATTTATAATTATTACGTCTGCCATACCGATATCTCTTTTGAAACCGAGGCGGTGAGTGACGCTGAAATGCACGTTCGTCGCGCGGCTATTGAACCATTAAGCCCGTATTTAGTGGCCATATTAGATGGTGCGGTGGTTGGGTATGCTTACGCCAAACCCTGGCATAAAATGGCGGCGTATGCGCATACTTATGAAAGCAGCATCTATCTTGCTCATGATCGCGATCTAGAGCGATGCAAGGGGCTTGGAACAGCGTTGTATCGAGCGCTCATTGATGGTTTACGCGAACGTGGGGATGTACGGATTCTGTTTGGCGTGCCAACGCTTGGTAATGCAGCGAGCGATCGTTTACATGAGAAATTAGGCTTTACCCACCAAGGCAGCTTTGCTAATGTCGGGTACAAGCAAGGGTGCTGGCTAAGCGTCACTTATTGGGCGTATGATTTTACAAAGATAAACCCTTAAGCGATACAAGCAGCGCCCAAGTTCTGATAATATAGCATTTTTATAGTTTTTTGAGAGATAACATGAATCAAACGGATTTAGCCCACTTAGTGGCGAAAGCAAGTCAAAAAATAGAAGCTTTTGCAGATGCGGATCTGAATTTAGACATCACACGTGGTAAGCCCAGTAGTGAACAGCTCGATTTGGCTTTACCCTTGCTCAATAATTTGTCTGCTGAAGACATCGCTGCATATTCACCGGATGTGCGTAATTACGGTGGCTTAGATGGTTTGCCTGAAATGAAAGCTTTTTTCAAGGAAATGACCGGCACGGGCGAAGAAGTTGATGTGCTGGTTGGTGGTAACTCCAGCTTAAAACTGATGCATGATGCGCTGACCATTTATCTGCGCTATGGGGCCGGTGAAAAGCGTCCACCATGGGGAAAACAGCAAGCAAAATTTATCTGTCCAGTGCCCGGTTATGATCGCCATTTTGCGGTATGTGAGCATTTAGGGATGGAAATGATAGCGGTCGGCATGGATGAGCATGGTCCGGATATGGATGCAGTAGAAGCATTGGTTGCTTCAGATAACAGCATCAAAGGCATGTGGTGTGTGCCGAAATACTCTAACCCAACTGGGATTACCTATAGCGATGAGGTTATTGAGCGTTTAGCAAAAATGACCGCAGCGGCTGATGGTTTCCGCATTTTTTGGGACAATGCGTATTGTGTGCACCATCTTGGCCAGGATAGCGACCAACTCGCTGATATTTTCAAAGCATGTGCGGCTGCTAAACATCCGCAGCGGGTGGTGATGTTCTCATCTACCTCGAAAATCACCTTTGCGGGTGCTGGTGTGGCAGCGATTATCGCAAGCCCTGAGAATATTGCTTGGCTGACGAAGCATTTTGGCTACCAAATGATCGGGCCGGATAAAATCAACCAGCTACGTCATGTGCGTTTTTTTAACGAGGTAGGCTTAGAAAATCACATGAACGATCATGCTGAGATTCTCAAACCACGTTTTGACGCGGTATTGCAGCGCTTAGAAGAAGGGCTTGCTGGGACTGGTCTCGCTCAATGGACAAACCCAACCGGCGGCTATTTCATAAGCTTAGATGTACTGCCAGGCTGTGCTAAGAATGTCGTTGCCGAATGCGCGCGCTTAGGCTTGAAGCTCACTCCGGCAGGATCGGCTTATCCTTACGGTCGTGATGAGTACGATACCAATATCCGTATTGCACCATCTTTTCCTACCTTGGAAGATGTAGAGAAGGCAGCGGATGTGTTAGTGGCTGTCGTGCAAAAAGTGTGCGGCGAACGCAAGCTGAGCGCTTAAAGAAAAGCGCCGTTGTTAGACAACGGCGCGAAGCATTATTTTTTTGGTAAATCGACTTTTGGTTGTTCGGGGTTGCGACGGAAGAAAATAGCGGTATGGCCTATTTTTTGCACGCATTCGGCGCTATGTATGGTCTTAATGTGCTCAATCATCGTCTGTTGTGTGTCATCGTCAAGATTGCCGAGTTTTACTTTAATCAACTCATGAACATTGA from Suttonella sp. R2A3 carries:
- a CDS encoding DUF808 domain-containing protein: MAVSFFALFDDIASVMDDVAMLTKVATKKTAGVLGDDLALNAYQLTGLKAKRELPVIWAVTKGSVINKLILVPVALLMAAFLPWAVKYMLMIGGAYLCYEGTEKVLHLLFPHEDEKERQNEHKIANAENVDLVAFERKKIKGAIRTDFILSAEIVVIALNELLKFDLSQAIRIASLSVIALLITVLVYGTVAVIVKMDDVGLYWREKYEGVLDAIGRGLLWFAPRMLKTLSIVGTAAMFIVGGHIWVEGLSFIHHAIAGWTANLQGVVGWLVSTLGDVGVGVLVGLAAVAIITPLVKLWRRMRASDATNE
- a CDS encoding GNAT family N-acetyltransferase → MSDWCIRAVKDADIQAITKIYNYYVCHTDISFETEAVSDAEMHVRRAAIEPLSPYLVAILDGAVVGYAYAKPWHKMAAYAHTYESSIYLAHDRDLERCKGLGTALYRALIDGLRERGDVRILFGVPTLGNAASDRLHEKLGFTHQGSFANVGYKQGCWLSVTYWAYDFTKINP
- a CDS encoding aminotransferase class I/II-fold pyridoxal phosphate-dependent enzyme, with protein sequence MNQTDLAHLVAKASQKIEAFADADLNLDITRGKPSSEQLDLALPLLNNLSAEDIAAYSPDVRNYGGLDGLPEMKAFFKEMTGTGEEVDVLVGGNSSLKLMHDALTIYLRYGAGEKRPPWGKQQAKFICPVPGYDRHFAVCEHLGMEMIAVGMDEHGPDMDAVEALVASDNSIKGMWCVPKYSNPTGITYSDEVIERLAKMTAAADGFRIFWDNAYCVHHLGQDSDQLADIFKACAAAKHPQRVVMFSSTSKITFAGAGVAAIIASPENIAWLTKHFGYQMIGPDKINQLRHVRFFNEVGLENHMNDHAEILKPRFDAVLQRLEEGLAGTGLAQWTNPTGGYFISLDVLPGCAKNVVAECARLGLKLTPAGSAYPYGRDEYDTNIRIAPSFPTLEDVEKAADVLVAVVQKVCGERKLSA
- a CDS encoding YhbY family RNA-binding protein, yielding MLSKAQVRFLKSAAHHLQPVVLIGANGITSGVDKELDLALNVHELIKVKLGNLDDDTQQTMIEHIKTIHSAECVQKIGHTAIFFRRNPEQPKVDLPKK